One part of the Enterococcus sp. DIV1094 genome encodes these proteins:
- a CDS encoding lysozyme family protein yields the protein MADPKILGKNRAGQNATTSSSKNRKMVVHGSKISSKRYKSISSARKRKFMKLMKGNNLRIKKKSQQASFQSKQRKKDKNDKNDLEQEFSNNIDENTPVNSQSANRRKRVQESRRDQLKQQQHESMLPPAKVNTTSVPAPVTNNNEEQNKEKKNTQVRFNKKKRHEKIRKKQKKDSEYKGYDSKVNLEKKQSQQEKVNSTTSKIRHKNDKKALHLSKNEQLEKKKRNTKRKEGKKKVAGKRNMRAKLDNMLKNQISPKNPFKNKIKDLIIDKIGRDEEGNLNLVGIIITMLIILQLPILLKLIVVILIVAVIISIIAIFLSFWTTILSLFVVKTESMMITEAYHYVTWLDTYKNREVYQTYNRLVDNPEHDEVYFEVNGIQSDPEQFMYVSNGDNYIYYLNAKFEDYDIDNIAIATYRRRVAEKTGVWIPWSFRYRTYAVFQDAPHPITPEPIKVYRVRDEIHALHDMVYNYTTVIEKDKEVETVVVTVDKETGEEHTEVRRERKDVATVKINVQTIGEMFDSNPEVEVFSHGIISSNTESYGRVIAFDEDEIDKYYPIMEKDRFEDKIFMANPFGKMNYATVVDNFGYRRRNPDSGHFEIALDAEPGTPVYATTFETVQSIDYTYQAGHTDGSAAVTTALETYTGLYYAYYVNIDPVVRRGRRLEAGDLIGYTRNQFDGNLLVAMKEYRFWHRDPDIYPAIYIDKLVFGNDTNLAYMRNGGGLRGNLINPPASVTKWQNRVEEQTRKHRIEVYTNAILSMIWVESGGNETIQPDIMNAQLALGSPDRITTPEESIEKGVEYFAHLIKKAQTNNLNGLAAVQAYNFGEEYLDDLIRRNAPYSFEDARLYAQMKSNNQTIPFNHIVAQGLGYNWRYVFGNMFYTAMVTRNIMADTGRLAELARRELGNPNGEKYWSWAGFTHRVEWSSVFVSWVANEAGYLEQGRVPNTSSVLDMKEWFEENDKFKAHDEGYVPQSGDLVFFDWAGGRTGKDHVGIVEYSGGNIIQVIEGNSDNLVRRRTYAIGSNVISGYGLP from the coding sequence GTGGCTGATCCAAAAATTTTAGGCAAAAACAGGGCAGGTCAGAACGCGACGACTAGTAGTAGTAAAAACAGAAAAATGGTCGTACATGGTAGTAAAATAAGTTCTAAAAGATATAAGTCGATAAGTAGCGCTCGAAAACGAAAATTCATGAAGTTGATGAAGGGGAACAATCTCCGGATCAAAAAAAAATCACAGCAAGCAAGTTTTCAGAGCAAACAGCGTAAAAAAGACAAAAACGATAAAAATGATTTAGAGCAAGAATTTTCTAATAACATTGACGAGAACACACCTGTCAATAGTCAGAGCGCCAATCGTCGAAAAAGAGTACAAGAGAGTCGAAGAGATCAATTAAAGCAGCAACAACACGAGTCAATGTTACCCCCTGCTAAAGTCAATACAACAAGCGTTCCTGCTCCTGTGACGAACAACAACGAAGAACAAAATAAAGAAAAAAAGAACACACAAGTACGTTTCAATAAAAAAAAGCGTCATGAGAAAATTCGTAAGAAACAAAAGAAAGATAGTGAATACAAAGGATACGACAGTAAAGTAAATCTAGAAAAAAAACAAAGTCAACAAGAGAAAGTCAACTCTACCACATCAAAGATTCGTCATAAAAATGACAAAAAAGCATTACATCTTTCTAAAAATGAGCAGTTGGAAAAAAAGAAGAGAAATACTAAGCGAAAAGAAGGAAAAAAGAAGGTTGCTGGTAAGAGGAATATGCGGGCGAAATTAGACAACATGTTAAAAAATCAAATTTCGCCTAAAAATCCTTTTAAAAATAAAATCAAAGACTTGATCATTGATAAGATCGGTCGAGATGAGGAAGGGAACTTAAACTTAGTCGGAATTATCATCACCATGCTGATTATTCTACAATTGCCCATCCTATTGAAATTGATCGTTGTTATCCTGATCGTGGCAGTCATCATCTCGATCATCGCAATCTTCCTTTCTTTTTGGACGACGATTTTAAGTTTATTTGTCGTAAAAACAGAGTCGATGATGATCACTGAAGCGTATCATTACGTGACATGGTTGGATACTTATAAGAATCGAGAGGTTTATCAAACCTACAACCGGCTAGTTGATAACCCCGAGCATGATGAAGTCTATTTTGAAGTGAACGGGATACAGTCTGATCCAGAGCAGTTTATGTATGTATCTAATGGGGATAACTACATCTATTATCTGAATGCAAAATTTGAAGATTATGATATCGATAATATCGCTATTGCTACATATCGCAGAAGGGTCGCAGAAAAAACTGGAGTTTGGATTCCATGGTCTTTTCGCTATCGGACATATGCCGTCTTTCAAGATGCGCCTCATCCAATCACACCAGAGCCAATCAAAGTCTATAGAGTAAGAGATGAAATCCATGCGTTACATGATATGGTCTACAACTATACGACGGTCATTGAAAAAGATAAAGAAGTTGAAACTGTTGTGGTTACAGTAGATAAAGAAACAGGAGAAGAACATACCGAAGTACGACGTGAGAGAAAAGATGTTGCTACTGTTAAAATCAATGTGCAAACAATTGGTGAGATGTTTGATTCAAATCCTGAAGTCGAGGTCTTTTCACATGGAATTATTTCGAGCAACACTGAAAGTTATGGGCGAGTCATTGCTTTTGATGAAGATGAGATCGACAAATATTACCCTATTATGGAGAAAGACCGCTTTGAAGATAAAATCTTTATGGCCAATCCATTTGGCAAGATGAACTATGCCACGGTTGTGGATAATTTTGGCTATCGCAGACGAAATCCGGATTCTGGCCACTTTGAAATTGCTCTAGATGCAGAGCCTGGAACGCCCGTTTATGCGACGACCTTTGAGACTGTGCAAAGTATTGATTATACTTATCAAGCTGGACATACAGATGGCTCTGCAGCGGTAACCACAGCATTAGAAACATATACAGGTCTATATTATGCCTACTATGTCAATATTGATCCGGTGGTAAGACGAGGGAGAAGATTAGAAGCGGGGGATTTAATTGGTTACACAAGAAATCAATTTGATGGCAATTTATTGGTTGCAATGAAAGAATATCGCTTCTGGCATCGAGATCCTGATATTTATCCAGCAATTTATATTGATAAGCTAGTTTTTGGTAATGACACCAATCTAGCGTATATGCGCAATGGCGGTGGTCTGCGGGGCAACTTGATCAATCCTCCCGCCTCAGTGACCAAGTGGCAAAACAGAGTGGAGGAACAGACGCGTAAGCATCGTATTGAAGTCTATACTAATGCGATTTTATCGATGATTTGGGTAGAATCTGGTGGGAATGAAACGATTCAACCAGATATCATGAATGCGCAACTGGCATTAGGGTCTCCCGATAGGATCACTACGCCAGAGGAATCGATTGAAAAAGGGGTCGAATATTTTGCTCACCTCATCAAAAAGGCACAGACTAATAATCTTAATGGGCTGGCAGCTGTCCAAGCATATAACTTTGGTGAAGAATATCTAGATGATTTGATTCGAAGGAATGCCCCTTATTCCTTTGAGGATGCCCGACTGTATGCACAAATGAAAAGTAACAACCAAACGATACCTTTTAATCATATCGTCGCACAGGGATTAGGCTATAACTGGCGCTATGTATTTGGTAACATGTTTTACACCGCTATGGTGACAAGAAATATTATGGCAGATACCGGTCGATTAGCCGAACTTGCCAGAAGAGAGCTTGGCAATCCAAATGGTGAGAAGTATTGGAGTTGGGCAGGCTTCACCCATCGAGTCGAATGGTCTTCAGTATTCGTTTCCTGGGTAGCGAATGAAGCTGGTTATTTAGAACAAGGACGAGTCCCAAATACATCGAGTGTTTTAGATATGAAAGAATGGTTTGAAGAAAATGACAAATTCAAAGCGCATGATGAAGGCTATGTTCCGCAATCTGGCGATCTTGTATTTTTTGATTGGGCTGGTGGCAGAACAGGAAAAGATCATGTAGGAATCGTTGAATATTCTGGCGGGAACATTATTCAAGTGATTGAGGGTAATTCTGACAACTTAGTGCGAAGAAGAACTTATGCCATTGGCAGTAACGTTATTTCGGGGTATGGTCTTCCTTAA
- a CDS encoding FAD:protein FMN transferase, translated as MKKRLLPFVLLLCLLTVAGCSTDSTTESKQENNTSLLSDPYTDEQFLLGTYVRIRIYDEGKEDVLKPAFDRVKELGDKITINQEGSEVDEINQQAGIKPVKVSDDVYRLLKRAYEYSEDSHGGFDMAIGPITQLWRIGFDDARKPSQAEIDEALKLVDYHKVQFNDEEKTVYLQEKGMILDLGAIAKGFITDEVVKVLKENDVTTAIVDLGGNVYVLGHSPRGEDQDWTVGIQDPNLARGSILGSIKERNKTLVTSGIYERYLEVDGVKYHHLFDPKTGYPFDNDIAGVTIITDQSIDGDGLSTAVFAMGVKDGLAYIEDKLNDGTEAIFVTKDDKVYVTDPIKDTFKLAEDSKYTMGDRSELN; from the coding sequence TTGAAGAAACGATTACTTCCTTTCGTCTTGCTTTTGTGCCTACTGACCGTCGCTGGTTGCAGCACAGACTCAACGACCGAAAGTAAACAAGAAAACAATACTTCACTGCTTTCTGACCCTTACACTGATGAACAATTTTTACTTGGCACTTATGTACGTATCCGTATCTATGATGAAGGGAAAGAGGACGTATTGAAGCCTGCTTTTGACCGTGTCAAAGAGTTAGGCGATAAGATCACGATCAACCAAGAAGGCTCTGAAGTCGATGAGATCAATCAACAAGCAGGGATCAAACCTGTCAAAGTATCTGATGATGTCTATCGCTTATTGAAACGTGCATATGAGTATAGCGAAGACTCTCATGGCGGTTTTGATATGGCAATCGGTCCAATCACACAGTTATGGCGTATCGGCTTTGATGATGCACGGAAACCATCACAAGCAGAAATCGATGAAGCATTGAAACTGGTAGATTATCATAAAGTCCAATTCAATGATGAAGAAAAGACCGTTTACTTGCAAGAAAAAGGGATGATCCTTGATCTAGGCGCCATTGCGAAAGGGTTCATCACTGATGAAGTCGTCAAAGTCTTGAAAGAAAATGATGTAACGACGGCAATCGTCGATCTAGGTGGGAATGTTTATGTTCTTGGTCATAGCCCTAGAGGTGAAGATCAAGATTGGACAGTCGGTATCCAAGATCCAAATCTTGCCCGTGGATCGATCCTTGGATCAATCAAAGAACGAAATAAAACATTAGTCACATCCGGCATCTATGAGCGCTATTTGGAAGTTGATGGCGTGAAGTATCATCACTTGTTCGATCCAAAAACCGGTTATCCTTTTGACAATGATATCGCTGGCGTCACGATCATCACAGATCAATCGATCGATGGTGATGGCTTATCTACCGCGGTCTTTGCGATGGGCGTGAAAGATGGCTTAGCTTACATTGAAGATAAGCTGAATGACGGAACTGAGGCGATTTTTGTCACAAAAGACGATAAAGTTTACGTGACTGATCCAATCAAGGACACCTTTAAACTCGCTGAAGATTCAAAATATACAATGGGCGATCGTTCTGAATTAAACTAA
- a CDS encoding polyprenyl synthetase family protein, translating to MKLHQMWRDYPTIQMELNQTLKKMESVVRLKNKPVEEAIKETIHAGGKLLRPAYQLLFAQFGPEQDREKAISLAASIEMLHIATLIHDDIVDEADVRRGQPNLRSRFGNSVAVYAGDYLFVCCFKLLSEYASSLKSMQLNARSMEKVLNGELGQMDDRYNAQLSVEEYLQNISGKTAELFQLSCFVGAYESGTSERFAKKAGDIGLAIGMAFQIMDDILDYTKQSEDIGKPVLEDIRQGVYSLPLIYALQTEKKAELLECLSKEKQMTQAEAEKVQQLVVEAKGVENAQKLAESYTKKALKEIKKLPDTSLQTKETLEKLTAQILNRVD from the coding sequence ATGAAGTTACATCAAATGTGGAGGGACTATCCAACGATCCAGATGGAATTGAACCAGACACTAAAGAAAATGGAAAGTGTTGTTCGGCTGAAAAACAAACCAGTAGAAGAAGCAATCAAAGAAACGATCCATGCGGGTGGAAAGCTCTTGCGTCCGGCTTATCAATTGTTGTTCGCTCAATTTGGACCGGAGCAAGATCGTGAAAAAGCCATTTCGTTGGCCGCATCCATTGAGATGTTGCACATTGCCACGTTGATCCATGACGATATCGTTGATGAGGCTGACGTACGAAGAGGACAGCCGAACTTACGCAGCCGTTTTGGCAATAGTGTCGCTGTGTATGCAGGAGATTATTTATTTGTTTGTTGTTTCAAACTCCTATCAGAATACGCCTCTTCCTTAAAAAGCATGCAGCTGAATGCACGAAGTATGGAAAAGGTATTGAATGGTGAACTAGGTCAAATGGATGATCGCTATAACGCACAATTATCTGTTGAAGAATACTTACAGAACATTTCTGGCAAAACCGCTGAGTTATTTCAATTGAGTTGTTTCGTCGGTGCGTATGAAAGTGGGACAAGCGAGCGTTTTGCGAAAAAAGCAGGAGATATCGGTTTGGCGATCGGCATGGCGTTTCAAATCATGGATGACATTTTAGACTACACGAAACAAAGTGAAGATATCGGTAAACCTGTATTGGAAGATATTCGTCAAGGGGTGTACTCATTGCCTTTGATCTATGCGTTACAAACAGAGAAAAAAGCTGAACTGCTTGAATGTTTGTCAAAAGAAAAACAAATGACACAAGCAGAAGCTGAAAAGGTACAACAGCTGGTCGTTGAGGCGAAGGGTGTAGAGAACGCACAGAAATTAGCGGAGTCTTATACTAAAAAAGCATTAAAAGAAATCAAAAAATTGCCAGACACTTCCTTGCAAACAAAAGAGACATTAGAGAAGTTGACCGCTCAGATTTTAAATCGTGTAGATTAG
- a CDS encoding NAD(P)/FAD-dependent oxidoreductase, translating into MTKQNIVVVGAGYAGVSATKHLAKKLKKEDVTITLIDRHSYHTMMTELHEVAGGRVEPEAIQYDLQRLFARQKNVDLVTDTVIGIDKEKKIVKTKLGAYPFDQLILGMGGEPNDFGTPGVKENGFTLWSFEDSVKIRKHIEKTVEKAALEPDEKLRKAMLTFVVCGSGFTGIEMIGELIDWKDRLAKDYKLDPNEITLMVVEAMPTILNMLDRNDAAKAERYLNKKNVELLLNAPIVEVAPDHIKLKDGREVPTHTLIWTAGVKGTTDAADFGLETARGQRLVANEYMQAKGYEEQNIYIIGDLVYYEEFPNTPTPQIVQAAEQTGHTAAANIVASIKGGEKHKFKGNYQGFMVSVGAKWGVANLFNKIHLSGFLAIIMKHIVNLKYFFDIRSGYYMFQYMMHEFFHIKDDRNVTRGHSSRYGNVLWSVPLRIFYGLVWLVEASKKMIGNGEVLKPSTWFGEGSWFTGNSVFPWTWEYNVADVASGASAAGDATTAASGAGATTGEAAAQAAHFGLSYAYGEEPMAVIDKSPDWFNSIMQVIMPNNDVAMFFQKFMVFFEIALALALIAGLFTWLCSATTIVLVITFCISGMFYWVNIWFIFVAFALMNGSGRAIGLDRWVIPWLQKTVGNWWYGKPKARYGE; encoded by the coding sequence ATGACAAAGCAAAATATTGTCGTTGTGGGTGCTGGTTATGCGGGTGTTTCAGCTACAAAACACTTGGCAAAGAAACTGAAAAAAGAAGACGTAACAATCACATTGATTGACCGTCATTCGTACCACACGATGATGACAGAACTTCACGAAGTGGCAGGCGGACGTGTTGAACCAGAGGCGATCCAGTACGATTTACAACGATTATTTGCAAGACAGAAAAACGTGGATTTAGTCACTGACACAGTTATCGGGATCGATAAAGAGAAAAAAATCGTCAAGACAAAATTAGGCGCTTATCCATTCGATCAATTGATTTTAGGGATGGGTGGCGAACCAAATGACTTCGGTACACCAGGCGTAAAAGAAAATGGCTTCACTCTTTGGTCATTTGAAGATTCTGTCAAGATCCGTAAACACATTGAGAAAACAGTGGAAAAAGCTGCACTAGAACCAGATGAAAAATTGCGTAAGGCAATGTTGACATTTGTGGTTTGTGGTTCTGGCTTTACTGGGATCGAAATGATCGGTGAGTTGATTGATTGGAAAGATCGTTTAGCAAAAGACTACAAACTAGATCCAAATGAGATTACACTAATGGTCGTTGAAGCAATGCCAACGATTTTGAATATGTTGGATCGTAATGATGCAGCGAAAGCAGAACGTTATTTAAATAAAAAGAATGTTGAACTATTGTTGAATGCGCCAATCGTTGAAGTCGCTCCTGACCATATCAAATTAAAAGATGGTCGTGAAGTACCAACACATACATTGATTTGGACAGCAGGTGTCAAAGGAACAACAGATGCTGCTGACTTCGGATTGGAAACTGCACGCGGTCAACGTTTAGTAGCGAACGAGTACATGCAGGCAAAAGGATATGAAGAACAAAATATCTATATCATTGGGGACTTAGTCTACTACGAAGAATTCCCGAATACACCAACACCACAAATCGTTCAAGCGGCAGAGCAAACAGGGCATACGGCTGCAGCGAACATCGTTGCTTCGATCAAGGGTGGCGAGAAACATAAATTTAAAGGGAATTACCAAGGATTTATGGTTTCTGTTGGCGCAAAATGGGGCGTAGCGAACTTATTTAACAAGATCCATTTAAGTGGCTTTCTAGCAATTATCATGAAACACATCGTCAACTTGAAATATTTCTTTGATATCCGTTCAGGTTATTATATGTTCCAATATATGATGCACGAATTCTTCCATATCAAAGATGATCGTAATGTGACTCGTGGACACTCTTCACGCTATGGCAATGTTTTGTGGAGTGTACCATTACGAATCTTCTACGGTCTCGTTTGGTTAGTCGAAGCTTCGAAGAAAATGATCGGTAACGGTGAAGTACTAAAACCAAGCACTTGGTTTGGCGAAGGTTCATGGTTTACTGGCAACAGCGTATTCCCTTGGACATGGGAATACAATGTGGCAGACGTAGCAAGTGGTGCCTCAGCAGCAGGTGATGCAACGACAGCTGCGAGTGGCGCAGGTGCGACAACTGGTGAAGCAGCAGCACAAGCGGCGCATTTTGGTTTGAGTTATGCGTATGGTGAAGAACCAATGGCAGTGATCGACAAATCACCAGACTGGTTCAACAGTATCATGCAAGTCATCATGCCAAACAACGACGTAGCGATGTTCTTCCAAAAATTCATGGTCTTCTTTGAAATCGCGTTAGCGTTGGCATTGATTGCCGGTTTATTCACTTGGTTATGTAGTGCGACAACGATTGTTTTAGTCATCACTTTCTGTATCTCTGGCATGTTCTACTGGGTAAACATCTGGTTCATCTTTGTGGCGTTCGCATTGATGAATGGCTCAGGCCGTGCGATTGGTTTGGATCGTTGGGTGATTCCTTGGTTACAAAAAACAGTCGGTAATTGGTGGTACGGAAAACCGAAAGCTCGTTACGGCGAATAA
- a CDS encoding Gx transporter family protein → MSKLQKMIYISLLVAQGVIIGLLENMIPYPFGFAPGAKLGLANLITIVAIFTMKKRDSFLLLWLRLFLTTLLGGTISTFLYSMSGALLSYVGMLLVKQLGPKRVSIIGISATGGFMHNVGQLLTASFIAQSWTVMLYLPILSFLGILSGLAIGISANYLLKHVRTLQRFQADYDRQTNSQWQSVFLKK, encoded by the coding sequence ATGAGTAAATTACAAAAAATGATCTATATATCTTTACTAGTTGCCCAAGGTGTGATCATCGGCTTATTGGAAAATATGATTCCATATCCTTTTGGCTTTGCGCCAGGTGCGAAACTTGGCTTGGCAAATTTGATTACGATTGTGGCAATTTTTACAATGAAAAAACGAGATAGCTTCTTATTACTTTGGTTGCGTTTGTTTTTGACCACGTTATTAGGCGGAACCATATCGACGTTTCTCTATAGTATGAGTGGCGCATTACTAAGTTATGTTGGTATGCTTTTAGTCAAACAATTAGGACCTAAAAGAGTTAGTATCATTGGAATCAGTGCGACTGGTGGATTTATGCATAATGTCGGTCAGCTATTGACTGCTTCATTTATTGCTCAATCTTGGACAGTCATGCTCTATTTACCGATTCTGTCGTTTCTAGGGATACTTTCCGGACTTGCGATAGGCATCTCTGCAAACTATCTATTGAAACATGTAAGAACATTACAGCGATTCCAAGCAGATTATGATCGGCAGACCAACAGTCAATGGCAATCGGTATTTCTGAAAAAATAA
- the pplA gene encoding extracellular electron transfer flavoprotein PplA, whose product MKKNRFVTGFAVLAFSTLMLGACGSDNNDSSSSTSETSTAQSSTTETSTTETSKEIVAGGELQDGTYKLEEKNYSNGYRSVFEIVVKDGKITESNFDYIDADGKSKQDDTEYNENMEAKSGTKPETFIPELNDQLVSAQSASDVEVVTGATHSSESFQNYAQQLIQAAQAGNTETIEIDNGAELQDGTYKLEEKNYSNGYRVQFELTVADGKVTESNFDYIDADGKSKQDDTEYNENMKAKSGTDPQTYIPELNDELVSAMGEEDGSPADVEVITGATHSAHSFIMYAQQLVNAAEKGNTQTIEVDNIVTK is encoded by the coding sequence ATGAAGAAAAATCGGTTTGTTACGGGGTTTGCGGTATTAGCATTCTCAACATTGATGCTAGGAGCTTGTGGATCAGATAACAATGATAGTTCAAGTAGTACGTCTGAAACTTCTACTGCACAATCTTCTACAACAGAAACTAGTACAACAGAAACATCTAAAGAAATCGTTGCTGGTGGAGAATTACAAGACGGTACATATAAATTAGAAGAGAAAAACTATTCTAATGGTTACCGCTCAGTTTTTGAAATCGTTGTAAAAGACGGCAAGATCACGGAATCAAATTTTGATTACATCGATGCAGATGGCAAATCAAAACAAGATGACACTGAATACAACGAAAACATGGAAGCAAAATCTGGTACAAAACCAGAAACATTCATTCCTGAATTGAACGATCAATTAGTCAGCGCACAAAGCGCAAGCGATGTTGAAGTTGTCACTGGTGCGACACACTCATCAGAAAGCTTCCAAAACTATGCACAACAATTGATCCAAGCAGCGCAAGCAGGCAACACAGAAACAATCGAAATCGACAATGGCGCTGAATTACAAGACGGCACATACAAATTAGAAGAGAAAAACTATTCTAACGGCTACCGTGTACAATTTGAATTAACTGTTGCAGATGGTAAAGTCACTGAATCAAACTTTGATTACATCGATGCAGATGGCAAATCAAAACAAGATGACACTGAATACAACGAAAACATGAAAGCAAAATCTGGTACTGACCCTCAAACTTACATCCCAGAACTAAATGATGAACTTGTTTCAGCAATGGGTGAAGAAGATGGTTCTCCAGCAGATGTTGAAGTAATCACTGGTGCAACACACAGTGCCCATTCATTCATCATGTATGCACAACAATTAGTGAATGCCGCTGAAAAAGGCAATACACAAACAATCGAAGTCGATAACATTGTGACAAAATAA
- the menA gene encoding 1,4-dihydroxy-2-naphthoate polyprenyltransferase, translated as MTLKIFLEVVELRTKVASVFPFAIGVLFSIAFFHEIQWLNTLLFFIGMLVFDLATTAINNYMDYEKAHSEIYKYEENVIGRTGISPKLIRNMILGMIAFVLIIGVLLTLRTGWLLLLMGVVCCFIGIFYTFGPIPLSRMPLGEIFSGFTMGLGIFAMVIYINTHRSDLFDLTISLTTGTFNLSGNIWAVSAIILAALPLVFTIANIMLANNLRDLERDIENHRYTLVFYIGRPIGIMLFQLLMYACYLILLVGLISGIFQWPILLAFLSLPKIYLNLQQFKDSLPQPISFSYSIKNMILFNSSYALGLLATILINQL; from the coding sequence ATGACACTAAAAATCTTTTTAGAAGTAGTTGAGCTACGAACAAAAGTCGCTAGTGTATTTCCTTTTGCGATAGGGGTTTTATTCTCTATCGCTTTTTTTCACGAAATACAGTGGTTGAACACCTTGCTGTTTTTTATTGGTATGCTTGTCTTTGACTTAGCAACCACCGCCATCAACAATTATATGGATTATGAAAAAGCACATTCGGAAATTTATAAATACGAGGAAAATGTTATTGGACGGACAGGTATCTCACCAAAACTCATACGAAACATGATTCTTGGGATGATCGCATTTGTTTTGATCATCGGCGTGTTACTGACGTTGAGAACTGGCTGGTTACTGTTACTGATGGGCGTCGTATGTTGCTTCATCGGTATTTTCTATACTTTTGGACCAATCCCTTTATCTCGCATGCCGCTAGGAGAGATTTTCAGCGGTTTTACCATGGGTCTAGGAATCTTTGCGATGGTCATCTATATCAATACCCATCGCAGCGATTTATTCGATTTGACTATCTCTTTAACAACCGGCACCTTCAACCTGTCAGGCAATATCTGGGCTGTATCTGCGATCATCTTAGCAGCATTACCGCTTGTTTTTACCATCGCAAATATCATGTTAGCGAATAATCTACGTGACTTAGAACGAGATATAGAAAATCATCGCTATACGTTGGTCTTCTATATCGGCCGTCCAATTGGGATCATGCTTTTCCAACTTTTGATGTATGCGTGTTACCTGATCCTTCTTGTAGGACTGATCAGCGGCATTTTTCAATGGCCGATCCTTCTGGCTTTCTTGTCGTTACCAAAAATCTATCTTAATCTCCAACAGTTTAAAGATAGCTTACCGCAGCCAATCAGTTTTAGCTATTCGATCAAAAATATGATTTTGTTCAACAGTAGCTATGCCCTTGGTTTACTTGCGACGATTCTTATCAATCAATTGTAG
- a CDS encoding NusG domain II-containing protein encodes MKEFIQKSLLKPWDIAIILLLILLSFLPVVLFSYQQVDAAPNKEAVLRVDGTEIKSFPLVDGTKAYTYLYEDDHGDKNLIEIDGERIRIKEADCDDQICVRRGWATNNGETIVCLPHKLVIEVRSTDGSGEDSLIY; translated from the coding sequence TTGAAAGAATTTATTCAAAAAAGTTTATTGAAGCCTTGGGATATTGCCATTATTCTTTTGCTAATCCTACTCTCATTCTTGCCAGTGGTGCTTTTTAGTTATCAACAAGTAGATGCAGCGCCCAATAAAGAAGCGGTGTTGCGAGTAGATGGAACAGAAATCAAATCCTTTCCTTTAGTAGATGGAACTAAAGCCTACACCTATTTATATGAAGACGATCATGGGGATAAGAACCTGATTGAAATCGATGGAGAACGAATTCGGATCAAAGAAGCAGACTGCGATGATCAGATTTGCGTTCGTCGTGGCTGGGCAACGAATAATGGGGAAACAATCGTTTGTTTGCCTCATAAATTAGTGATCGAAGTACGATCAACAGACGGGAGTGGGGAAGACAGTCTGATTTATTAG